In a genomic window of Ipomoea triloba cultivar NCNSP0323 chromosome 3, ASM357664v1:
- the LOC116014439 gene encoding glutamate receptor 3.6-like isoform X3, which produces MEEMKTIWVKSGVLISQLIMKLFWALIFAVLYNGYLSEGVNSTLSSTRPGVVNIGCILTFDSDVGKVTKVAVEAAVEDVNSDPTVLGGTELNINMLDSNSSGFLGIVEAIRFMETETVAILGPQSSVIAHVISHIANELRVPLLSFAASDPTLSSLQYPFFVRTSQNDLFQMAAIASIIEHYGWREVNAIYVDDDYGRNGIAALADQLAMRRCRISYKAPLKPEPTIDDMRDMLVQVALTESRILIVHTYSPEGLKIFSLGKNLGMADSGFVWIATYWLSTYLDTNGPLSSDIMENIEGAITFRPYIPDSERKRNFTSRWSDLVRRFGTDRHLGLSTYGLYAYDTVRLLAYALDAFFKQGGNISFSIDPRLEEAGSGGLNISMNIFDGGKLLLDKILKTSVTGVTGLFKFTEDKELYRPAFEVINVIGNGIRKVGYWSNYSGLSVVPPESLYSFPPNHSLSSQKLYPVIWAGHTIQKPRGWVFPNNGRQLRVGVPNRVSFLEFVEQAPGSDMFKGYCIEVFTAALNYLPYAVPYKFVPFGDGHNNPDDTELVRGIAEGDYGAAVGDIAITTQRTKMVDFTQPYIDSGLVVVAPVKERGSSAWAFLSPFTPMMWCITGMFFFVIGAVVWVLEHRMNDDFRGPPRKQIETIFWFSLSTLFFAHRENTVSTLGRIVLVIWLFVVLIITSSYTASLTSILTVQHLSSPIKGIESLMTTNDPIGYQLGSFARNYLIEELGIDESRLVPLNLPEDYAKALRDGPSKGGVAAVVDQRAYIELFLSSHCDFSILGQEFTRNGWGFAFPKDSALAVDMSTAILKLSEDGELQRIHDKWLLRSACTSQNTKLEDNRLQLKSFWGLFLISGSVCVLALLVYFALLTRKFMRHYSKPESEPEPSSRGSSRTARLQTFLSFVDEKENSVKCRSKKRELEGVSARSTGEDAE; this is translated from the exons ATGGAAGAAATGAAGACAATCTG GGTGAAATCTGGGGTGTTGATCAGTCAGTTGATTATGAAACTGTTTTGGGCATTGATATTTGCAGTTTTATACAATGGGTATTTGTCAGAAGGGGTTAACTCAACCCTTTCTTCTACTAGGCCTGGTGTTGTGAATATTGGGTGTATTCTCACGTTTGATTCTGATGTGGGTAAAGTTACAAAAGTAGCTGTGGAAGCTGCAGTTGAGGATGTGAATTCTGATCCAACTGTTCTTGGAGGAACCGAGTTGAATATCAACATGCTTGATAGCAATTCTAGTGGATTTCTTGGGATTGTTGAAG CTATACGCTTCATGGAGACTGAAACGGTAGCCATACTCGGGCCCCAATCTTCAGTAATAGCTCATGTGATTTCCCACATTGCGAATGAGCTCCGAGTCCCTCTATTGTCTTTTGCTGCGTCTGATCCCACTCTCTCTTCGCTTCAGTATCCGTTCTTTGTTAGGACCTCACAGAACGATTTGTTCCAGATGGCTGCGATAGCGTCGATTATTGAGCACTATGGATGGAGAGAAGTGAATGCTATCTACGTAGATGATGATTATGGAAGGAATGGCATTGCAGCTTTAGCAGATCAACTTGCCATGAGGCGGTGCCGGATCTCTTATAAAGCGCCTTTGAAGCCCGAACCAACAATTGACGACATGAGGGATATGTTAGTTCAGGTGGCTTTAACTGAATCACGAATTCTTATTGTCCACACTTATTCCCCCGAGGGGCTGAAAATATTTTCTCTCGGGAAGAATTTAGGGATGGCAGACAGCGGATTCGTGTGGATTGCTACATACTGGCTCTCGACTTACCTCGACACAAATGGTCCCCTTTCTTCAGATATAATGGAAAATATCGAAGGAGCTATTACATTTCGCCCGTATATTCCAGATTCAGAACGAAAGAGGAACTTTACCTCTAGATGGAGCGATTTGGTTAGAAGGTTTGGAACCGATAGGCATTTGGGGTTAAGCACTTACGGTCTGTATGCATATGACACTGTTCGGTTACTTGCATATGCTCTTGATGCGTTCTTTAAACAAGGTGGAAACATTTCTTTTTCTATAGATCCTAGGCTAGAAGAAGCGGGTAGTGGGGGCTTAAACATTTCTATGAACATTTTTGACGGGGGGAAGTTATTACTTGACAAGATTTTGAAGACCAGCGTAACTGGAGTGACGGGACTATTTAAATTTACCGAGGACAAGGAACTCTATCGCCCTGCATTTGAAGTTATTAATGTTATTGGAAATGGAATTAGGAAAGTCGGTTACTGGTCTAACTACTCGGGGTTATCTGTAGTGCCTCCTGAGTCACTCTACTCTTTTCCACCAAACCATTCACTTTCGAGCCAAAAACTATATCCTGTAATCTGGGCAGGACATACTATACAGAAACCTCGAGGCTGGGTTTTTCCAAACAATGGGAGGCAATTGAGAGTTGGAGTCCCTAACCGAGTTAGTTTTCTTGAATTTGTTGAACAGGCACCGGGTTCTGATATGTTCAAAGGCTACTGTATTGAAGTCTTCACAGCTGCGCTAAACTATTTGCCATATGCTGTACCGTACAAATTTGTGCCCTTTGGAGATGGGCATAACAACCCCGACGATACTGAACTTGTGCGTGGAATTGCTGAAGGG GACTATGGTGCAGCTGTGGGCGACATTGCAATCACGACTCAGCGCACGAAGATGGTTGATTTCACACAACCTTATATCGACTCGGGGCTAGTTGTGGTGGCACCAGTTAAAGAGAGGGGCTCTAGTGCTTGGGCTTTTCTTAGCCCGTTTACTCCTATGATGTGGTGTATCACtggaatgtttttttttgtcatcGGGGCAGTGGTTTGGGTTTTGGAACACAGAATGAACGATGATTTTCGTGGACCTCCTAGAAAGCAAATCGAAACTATTTTCTG GTTTAGCCTTTCGACGCTCTTCTTTGCCCACA GAGAAAACACTGTGAGCACCTTAGGCCGCATTGTCCTCGTGATATGGTTGTTTGTGGTTTTAATAATCACCTCGAGTTACACTGCCAGTCTCACCTCAATCCTAACAGTGCAGCATCTTTCTTCCCCGATTAAAGGAATCGAAAGTTTGATGACGACAAATGACCCCATCGGATACCAGCTTGGTTCTTTTGCTCGTAATTATCTGATTGAAGAACTTGGCATTGATGAATCTAGGCTCGTTCCTCTTAACCTGCCCGAAGATTATGCTAAGGCTTTAAGAGATGGCCCGAGTAAAGGTGGTGTTGCAGCTGTGGTAGATCAACGTGCTTATATCGAACTTTTCCTCTCTAGCCACTGTGATTTCAGTATTTTAGGCCAAGAATTCACCAGAAATGGATGGGGATTT GCCTTTCCGAAGGACTCTGCTCTGGCAGTTGACATGTCAACCGCGATTCTGAAATTGTCAGAAGACGGGGAGCTCCAAAGGATTCACGACAAATGGCTGCTGAGGAGCGCTTGCACGTCACAGAACACGAAGCTCGAGGACAACCGGCTTCAACTGAAGAGCTTCTGGGGTCTGTTCTTAATAAGTGGATCGGTATGCGTTTTAGCCCTGCTGGTCTACTTTGCTCTGTTAACGCGCAAGTTTATGCGACATTACTCCAAGCCTGAGTCTGAGCCTGAGCCATCTTCTCGAGGAAGCTCACGGACAGCACGGCTCCAGACATTCCTGTCGTTCGTTGATGAAAAGGAAAACTCGGTGAAATGTCGGTCGAAAAAGAGGGAGTTGGAGGGTGTTTCAGCTAGAAGTACAGGTGAAGATGCAGAATGA
- the LOC116014439 gene encoding glutamate receptor 3.6-like isoform X1: MFNFLNLLLFDVQNRVKSGVLISQLIMKLFWALIFAVLYNGYLSEGVNSTLSSTRPGVVNIGCILTFDSDVGKVTKVAVEAAVEDVNSDPTVLGGTELNINMLDSNSSGFLGIVEAIRFMETETVAILGPQSSVIAHVISHIANELRVPLLSFAASDPTLSSLQYPFFVRTSQNDLFQMAAIASIIEHYGWREVNAIYVDDDYGRNGIAALADQLAMRRCRISYKAPLKPEPTIDDMRDMLVQVALTESRILIVHTYSPEGLKIFSLGKNLGMADSGFVWIATYWLSTYLDTNGPLSSDIMENIEGAITFRPYIPDSERKRNFTSRWSDLVRRFGTDRHLGLSTYGLYAYDTVRLLAYALDAFFKQGGNISFSIDPRLEEAGSGGLNISMNIFDGGKLLLDKILKTSVTGVTGLFKFTEDKELYRPAFEVINVIGNGIRKVGYWSNYSGLSVVPPESLYSFPPNHSLSSQKLYPVIWAGHTIQKPRGWVFPNNGRQLRVGVPNRVSFLEFVEQAPGSDMFKGYCIEVFTAALNYLPYAVPYKFVPFGDGHNNPDDTELVRGIAEGDYGAAVGDIAITTQRTKMVDFTQPYIDSGLVVVAPVKERGSSAWAFLSPFTPMMWCITGMFFFVIGAVVWVLEHRMNDDFRGPPRKQIETIFWFSLSTLFFAHRENTVSTLGRIVLVIWLFVVLIITSSYTASLTSILTVQHLSSPIKGIESLMTTNDPIGYQLGSFARNYLIEELGIDESRLVPLNLPEDYAKALRDGPSKGGVAAVVDQRAYIELFLSSHCDFSILGQEFTRNGWGFAFPKDSALAVDMSTAILKLSEDGELQRIHDKWLLRSACTSQNTKLEDNRLQLKSFWGLFLISGSVCVLALLVYFALLTRKFMRHYSKPESEPEPSSRGSSRTARLQTFLSFVDEKENSVKCRSKKRELEGVSARSTGEDAE; this comes from the exons atgtttaatttccttaatttgtTACTTTTTGATGTGCAAAACAGGGTGAAATCTGGGGTGTTGATCAGTCAGTTGATTATGAAACTGTTTTGGGCATTGATATTTGCAGTTTTATACAATGGGTATTTGTCAGAAGGGGTTAACTCAACCCTTTCTTCTACTAGGCCTGGTGTTGTGAATATTGGGTGTATTCTCACGTTTGATTCTGATGTGGGTAAAGTTACAAAAGTAGCTGTGGAAGCTGCAGTTGAGGATGTGAATTCTGATCCAACTGTTCTTGGAGGAACCGAGTTGAATATCAACATGCTTGATAGCAATTCTAGTGGATTTCTTGGGATTGTTGAAG CTATACGCTTCATGGAGACTGAAACGGTAGCCATACTCGGGCCCCAATCTTCAGTAATAGCTCATGTGATTTCCCACATTGCGAATGAGCTCCGAGTCCCTCTATTGTCTTTTGCTGCGTCTGATCCCACTCTCTCTTCGCTTCAGTATCCGTTCTTTGTTAGGACCTCACAGAACGATTTGTTCCAGATGGCTGCGATAGCGTCGATTATTGAGCACTATGGATGGAGAGAAGTGAATGCTATCTACGTAGATGATGATTATGGAAGGAATGGCATTGCAGCTTTAGCAGATCAACTTGCCATGAGGCGGTGCCGGATCTCTTATAAAGCGCCTTTGAAGCCCGAACCAACAATTGACGACATGAGGGATATGTTAGTTCAGGTGGCTTTAACTGAATCACGAATTCTTATTGTCCACACTTATTCCCCCGAGGGGCTGAAAATATTTTCTCTCGGGAAGAATTTAGGGATGGCAGACAGCGGATTCGTGTGGATTGCTACATACTGGCTCTCGACTTACCTCGACACAAATGGTCCCCTTTCTTCAGATATAATGGAAAATATCGAAGGAGCTATTACATTTCGCCCGTATATTCCAGATTCAGAACGAAAGAGGAACTTTACCTCTAGATGGAGCGATTTGGTTAGAAGGTTTGGAACCGATAGGCATTTGGGGTTAAGCACTTACGGTCTGTATGCATATGACACTGTTCGGTTACTTGCATATGCTCTTGATGCGTTCTTTAAACAAGGTGGAAACATTTCTTTTTCTATAGATCCTAGGCTAGAAGAAGCGGGTAGTGGGGGCTTAAACATTTCTATGAACATTTTTGACGGGGGGAAGTTATTACTTGACAAGATTTTGAAGACCAGCGTAACTGGAGTGACGGGACTATTTAAATTTACCGAGGACAAGGAACTCTATCGCCCTGCATTTGAAGTTATTAATGTTATTGGAAATGGAATTAGGAAAGTCGGTTACTGGTCTAACTACTCGGGGTTATCTGTAGTGCCTCCTGAGTCACTCTACTCTTTTCCACCAAACCATTCACTTTCGAGCCAAAAACTATATCCTGTAATCTGGGCAGGACATACTATACAGAAACCTCGAGGCTGGGTTTTTCCAAACAATGGGAGGCAATTGAGAGTTGGAGTCCCTAACCGAGTTAGTTTTCTTGAATTTGTTGAACAGGCACCGGGTTCTGATATGTTCAAAGGCTACTGTATTGAAGTCTTCACAGCTGCGCTAAACTATTTGCCATATGCTGTACCGTACAAATTTGTGCCCTTTGGAGATGGGCATAACAACCCCGACGATACTGAACTTGTGCGTGGAATTGCTGAAGGG GACTATGGTGCAGCTGTGGGCGACATTGCAATCACGACTCAGCGCACGAAGATGGTTGATTTCACACAACCTTATATCGACTCGGGGCTAGTTGTGGTGGCACCAGTTAAAGAGAGGGGCTCTAGTGCTTGGGCTTTTCTTAGCCCGTTTACTCCTATGATGTGGTGTATCACtggaatgtttttttttgtcatcGGGGCAGTGGTTTGGGTTTTGGAACACAGAATGAACGATGATTTTCGTGGACCTCCTAGAAAGCAAATCGAAACTATTTTCTG GTTTAGCCTTTCGACGCTCTTCTTTGCCCACA GAGAAAACACTGTGAGCACCTTAGGCCGCATTGTCCTCGTGATATGGTTGTTTGTGGTTTTAATAATCACCTCGAGTTACACTGCCAGTCTCACCTCAATCCTAACAGTGCAGCATCTTTCTTCCCCGATTAAAGGAATCGAAAGTTTGATGACGACAAATGACCCCATCGGATACCAGCTTGGTTCTTTTGCTCGTAATTATCTGATTGAAGAACTTGGCATTGATGAATCTAGGCTCGTTCCTCTTAACCTGCCCGAAGATTATGCTAAGGCTTTAAGAGATGGCCCGAGTAAAGGTGGTGTTGCAGCTGTGGTAGATCAACGTGCTTATATCGAACTTTTCCTCTCTAGCCACTGTGATTTCAGTATTTTAGGCCAAGAATTCACCAGAAATGGATGGGGATTT GCCTTTCCGAAGGACTCTGCTCTGGCAGTTGACATGTCAACCGCGATTCTGAAATTGTCAGAAGACGGGGAGCTCCAAAGGATTCACGACAAATGGCTGCTGAGGAGCGCTTGCACGTCACAGAACACGAAGCTCGAGGACAACCGGCTTCAACTGAAGAGCTTCTGGGGTCTGTTCTTAATAAGTGGATCGGTATGCGTTTTAGCCCTGCTGGTCTACTTTGCTCTGTTAACGCGCAAGTTTATGCGACATTACTCCAAGCCTGAGTCTGAGCCTGAGCCATCTTCTCGAGGAAGCTCACGGACAGCACGGCTCCAGACATTCCTGTCGTTCGTTGATGAAAAGGAAAACTCGGTGAAATGTCGGTCGAAAAAGAGGGAGTTGGAGGGTGTTTCAGCTAGAAGTACAGGTGAAGATGCAGAATGA
- the LOC116014439 gene encoding glutamate receptor 3.6-like isoform X2: MFVPTRQDLTRVKSGVLISQLIMKLFWALIFAVLYNGYLSEGVNSTLSSTRPGVVNIGCILTFDSDVGKVTKVAVEAAVEDVNSDPTVLGGTELNINMLDSNSSGFLGIVEAIRFMETETVAILGPQSSVIAHVISHIANELRVPLLSFAASDPTLSSLQYPFFVRTSQNDLFQMAAIASIIEHYGWREVNAIYVDDDYGRNGIAALADQLAMRRCRISYKAPLKPEPTIDDMRDMLVQVALTESRILIVHTYSPEGLKIFSLGKNLGMADSGFVWIATYWLSTYLDTNGPLSSDIMENIEGAITFRPYIPDSERKRNFTSRWSDLVRRFGTDRHLGLSTYGLYAYDTVRLLAYALDAFFKQGGNISFSIDPRLEEAGSGGLNISMNIFDGGKLLLDKILKTSVTGVTGLFKFTEDKELYRPAFEVINVIGNGIRKVGYWSNYSGLSVVPPESLYSFPPNHSLSSQKLYPVIWAGHTIQKPRGWVFPNNGRQLRVGVPNRVSFLEFVEQAPGSDMFKGYCIEVFTAALNYLPYAVPYKFVPFGDGHNNPDDTELVRGIAEGDYGAAVGDIAITTQRTKMVDFTQPYIDSGLVVVAPVKERGSSAWAFLSPFTPMMWCITGMFFFVIGAVVWVLEHRMNDDFRGPPRKQIETIFWFSLSTLFFAHRENTVSTLGRIVLVIWLFVVLIITSSYTASLTSILTVQHLSSPIKGIESLMTTNDPIGYQLGSFARNYLIEELGIDESRLVPLNLPEDYAKALRDGPSKGGVAAVVDQRAYIELFLSSHCDFSILGQEFTRNGWGFAFPKDSALAVDMSTAILKLSEDGELQRIHDKWLLRSACTSQNTKLEDNRLQLKSFWGLFLISGSVCVLALLVYFALLTRKFMRHYSKPESEPEPSSRGSSRTARLQTFLSFVDEKENSVKCRSKKRELEGVSARSTGEDAE; this comes from the exons ATGTTTGTCCCTACACGGCAAGATTTAACTAG GGTGAAATCTGGGGTGTTGATCAGTCAGTTGATTATGAAACTGTTTTGGGCATTGATATTTGCAGTTTTATACAATGGGTATTTGTCAGAAGGGGTTAACTCAACCCTTTCTTCTACTAGGCCTGGTGTTGTGAATATTGGGTGTATTCTCACGTTTGATTCTGATGTGGGTAAAGTTACAAAAGTAGCTGTGGAAGCTGCAGTTGAGGATGTGAATTCTGATCCAACTGTTCTTGGAGGAACCGAGTTGAATATCAACATGCTTGATAGCAATTCTAGTGGATTTCTTGGGATTGTTGAAG CTATACGCTTCATGGAGACTGAAACGGTAGCCATACTCGGGCCCCAATCTTCAGTAATAGCTCATGTGATTTCCCACATTGCGAATGAGCTCCGAGTCCCTCTATTGTCTTTTGCTGCGTCTGATCCCACTCTCTCTTCGCTTCAGTATCCGTTCTTTGTTAGGACCTCACAGAACGATTTGTTCCAGATGGCTGCGATAGCGTCGATTATTGAGCACTATGGATGGAGAGAAGTGAATGCTATCTACGTAGATGATGATTATGGAAGGAATGGCATTGCAGCTTTAGCAGATCAACTTGCCATGAGGCGGTGCCGGATCTCTTATAAAGCGCCTTTGAAGCCCGAACCAACAATTGACGACATGAGGGATATGTTAGTTCAGGTGGCTTTAACTGAATCACGAATTCTTATTGTCCACACTTATTCCCCCGAGGGGCTGAAAATATTTTCTCTCGGGAAGAATTTAGGGATGGCAGACAGCGGATTCGTGTGGATTGCTACATACTGGCTCTCGACTTACCTCGACACAAATGGTCCCCTTTCTTCAGATATAATGGAAAATATCGAAGGAGCTATTACATTTCGCCCGTATATTCCAGATTCAGAACGAAAGAGGAACTTTACCTCTAGATGGAGCGATTTGGTTAGAAGGTTTGGAACCGATAGGCATTTGGGGTTAAGCACTTACGGTCTGTATGCATATGACACTGTTCGGTTACTTGCATATGCTCTTGATGCGTTCTTTAAACAAGGTGGAAACATTTCTTTTTCTATAGATCCTAGGCTAGAAGAAGCGGGTAGTGGGGGCTTAAACATTTCTATGAACATTTTTGACGGGGGGAAGTTATTACTTGACAAGATTTTGAAGACCAGCGTAACTGGAGTGACGGGACTATTTAAATTTACCGAGGACAAGGAACTCTATCGCCCTGCATTTGAAGTTATTAATGTTATTGGAAATGGAATTAGGAAAGTCGGTTACTGGTCTAACTACTCGGGGTTATCTGTAGTGCCTCCTGAGTCACTCTACTCTTTTCCACCAAACCATTCACTTTCGAGCCAAAAACTATATCCTGTAATCTGGGCAGGACATACTATACAGAAACCTCGAGGCTGGGTTTTTCCAAACAATGGGAGGCAATTGAGAGTTGGAGTCCCTAACCGAGTTAGTTTTCTTGAATTTGTTGAACAGGCACCGGGTTCTGATATGTTCAAAGGCTACTGTATTGAAGTCTTCACAGCTGCGCTAAACTATTTGCCATATGCTGTACCGTACAAATTTGTGCCCTTTGGAGATGGGCATAACAACCCCGACGATACTGAACTTGTGCGTGGAATTGCTGAAGGG GACTATGGTGCAGCTGTGGGCGACATTGCAATCACGACTCAGCGCACGAAGATGGTTGATTTCACACAACCTTATATCGACTCGGGGCTAGTTGTGGTGGCACCAGTTAAAGAGAGGGGCTCTAGTGCTTGGGCTTTTCTTAGCCCGTTTACTCCTATGATGTGGTGTATCACtggaatgtttttttttgtcatcGGGGCAGTGGTTTGGGTTTTGGAACACAGAATGAACGATGATTTTCGTGGACCTCCTAGAAAGCAAATCGAAACTATTTTCTG GTTTAGCCTTTCGACGCTCTTCTTTGCCCACA GAGAAAACACTGTGAGCACCTTAGGCCGCATTGTCCTCGTGATATGGTTGTTTGTGGTTTTAATAATCACCTCGAGTTACACTGCCAGTCTCACCTCAATCCTAACAGTGCAGCATCTTTCTTCCCCGATTAAAGGAATCGAAAGTTTGATGACGACAAATGACCCCATCGGATACCAGCTTGGTTCTTTTGCTCGTAATTATCTGATTGAAGAACTTGGCATTGATGAATCTAGGCTCGTTCCTCTTAACCTGCCCGAAGATTATGCTAAGGCTTTAAGAGATGGCCCGAGTAAAGGTGGTGTTGCAGCTGTGGTAGATCAACGTGCTTATATCGAACTTTTCCTCTCTAGCCACTGTGATTTCAGTATTTTAGGCCAAGAATTCACCAGAAATGGATGGGGATTT GCCTTTCCGAAGGACTCTGCTCTGGCAGTTGACATGTCAACCGCGATTCTGAAATTGTCAGAAGACGGGGAGCTCCAAAGGATTCACGACAAATGGCTGCTGAGGAGCGCTTGCACGTCACAGAACACGAAGCTCGAGGACAACCGGCTTCAACTGAAGAGCTTCTGGGGTCTGTTCTTAATAAGTGGATCGGTATGCGTTTTAGCCCTGCTGGTCTACTTTGCTCTGTTAACGCGCAAGTTTATGCGACATTACTCCAAGCCTGAGTCTGAGCCTGAGCCATCTTCTCGAGGAAGCTCACGGACAGCACGGCTCCAGACATTCCTGTCGTTCGTTGATGAAAAGGAAAACTCGGTGAAATGTCGGTCGAAAAAGAGGGAGTTGGAGGGTGTTTCAGCTAGAAGTACAGGTGAAGATGCAGAATGA